GGCAACTCAGTCACAAGATAAAGGAAGTTGGCATCCGGGAGCTAGAAGGCCCACTGAAGGAACCATTCCCCAGTGACCACAGAGGAAGCACAGACATGCCACACCCTAGTGTCAGATTTCTCACCTCCAAACCTGCCACAGGATCCATTTCTGTTTGAAATAACAAAGTTTGTGATAATTTGATACAAAAGGTCTGtgtgcctctgcttcccctgACATTGGAACTGAGGTTGCAGCTGTGGTGGACGGGACAAAGCAGCTGTGATTTTAGCCGTTTGAGTTGTTCTTTTCCACCTGAGGAGAAGATAGCGCCGGAAGAAGGAAGGCCGTGATGAGGGAACACAGGACTGTCCATGCTAAGCTCTTAGGACTAAGCCAGGACATTGTGTTTTCCACAGGCTACAGTTTCCAGagaccactccccccccccccaaacagatACCTTGGAAACTGAAAGTGGGAGGCACTGGGTGAGAAAATAAAgaacaggaggaagggaggactcTTTCTGCTCCAGGTGGTATGTCTGGTAGCAGCAACTGTGACACGGCCAATTGCAAGGTCCTGTGCAGGCAGTGTGTTCCCAGAGGCGGGTGAAGGACCAACCTGCCCTTTAGTCTCACTAGCTCAGCCTTCCTGTGTTCTGGCGTTAGTGGGAAGCTGATGGTAATTTAGGCTCTTGGGATGCAGCATTGTGAGCAGAAGGAGTTGGATTCCCCAGCTTCCTGACCAGCTCTGGTGCAAAGGATTCTTCAGTAGCAAAGGCTTCAGCAGACTGCAGGGCACGGACTCCCTGAAATACTTTTCCTTGTGTTTCTCCAATATGCACGGCAGGTATAGGGTGACTTCACTAAGTTCCCAATCACTTTCAATTCCTGCAtgctttcttatattttttttgtGAACATTTTCTTGCATAAAACTCCTTTTGAAATAATTTACGCCAGATCCCGACTTCCCTTGTAAACAGCCTTTCAGGCATGGATTGGTTTTATTTTCCCACAAGTGTCTACCACCATATTTAAAAGCAGTTTCTTGAAAACTATCTGGCACATCATGTCTTTCCATCAATGATTTAATTAAATCTGGTTAACCTTCAAGTAACTAttcatattttttcatttctattcacTTTTATATTCATGCACAAACTCTTTCCTATTTCTATTATGCATTTCCCAATCCATTCACAGATACTTACTGAATACATTTTTGAAGttcaggagggaaggaaagaaggaagaaaagtgatAGACAGAGGTTCAAATCAAAGTTATCCAGATGCTTTCCGGCTcctgcttatttattttgtagcttAATTCGCTCTTTGAGAGTCGTTTCTTCTTAGCATAATTTTGTGACGATCTAGCTGGAATAGTATACAGAAATTGCTGATACTAACTCAGGAAATTAGAAGTTGGACTATTCCAAGTCATTGATCACTTAAATCTAAATCAATTAAATGAGGGTTGCCATTTACTTCTCAAATTCACACAAACTAAACATACCTATTAtttgtacatttgtttttattatggcAAGGTGATCCAAGATGAGATTACTTCAACTCTCTGAAAACTGGATTCTAGGAACAGTATCATCTAAAAAACTCCCAACTCTAAGTAACTGTGGCTTTTAATAATAAAAGCTGATACTGTTGTGGAGCAAGAGTACCTGTAATTATAGGAAAGCCAACCTTTCATTCACATGACGACTATTTATTGACATTACTGTGTCACAGAAACAAAGGCATTTTTCTGAATGGGTGCTTGAGGTGTGGTACTGTCAAGAGTTTCAGCCCCTGCACAAAGTCATAGGAAAAATAACTTATGACATAAACAGATCTTggtcttttattttcaaattttctattaGAGAAAGGTTTCTTTTCATAGATATAATGTGCCATGACCTgcattttcttattcatttgtTTGCCTGTTGGGCATGTGAAATGTCTCTAAGCATTTTTCGCTGAGCAAAAGGAAATTGGTCCTGAAGAGAATGGATTTAACGTAGGGAAGTATTGGATTGACTACCAATACCTCTGATGTTGAGATGTACAGACTGAACAATGTCCTAATATTTACTTTGGGGACATAAGGTTGTGGGGGAACTCCTTCAAGTGGTTAGTCTCCTGGTGAGAAGTTAGTGGTGTAAAGAGGAGCCCAGGCTAGAACGGGAAAATGCTTCTCACTGGGATTATTTGTGAGTTAGTACAGGACATATAGCTGGGAGCCGTGAATGCTCTCATGGCACAGAGAATCAGAAAGCTGTGCATTGTGAGTCCATGGTGAGAGGTATTCTTTCCactgttttctccttctgtctgtcATAAATGAATACTAAGGAGATAACGACAGGGTGCCCTGTCAGATAGATGCTTTTGATTGTGTGGCAAAGGACAAGACGAGTGTGGCATATGGGAGCAAATGTTATCACTAGGCAGGGTGGTCATACTTCCAAGGGCGGTGGTCTCTGAAGGCATCACACACTCTGGAAATCTCCACAGCCGGTCAGCCAAACTCTAGAGCTTCAGCCAGAGGATGCTGACGTCATTGAAATAGTCTCCTTTATAAAGACTGCCTTTCCTTTATGTCACACACAGCAAACAACACTGGACTCAATGCCAGCATTTGCCTCTGCATTTACACTATGACGTGGATGCACATACAGTTGAGAATACGTCCCAGGTTTCTGCTTCCTTCACATTAGCTTTGTGACTTTGGGTACTTAAACATCGGAAACTTCAAGTACTGCTGGAAAATGTAAAAGGATTCAATGTTCCTAACAGTTCCTACAGTGACTTACCTTTTGGTTTTAATTACAAAACTAAACATATACATACgctgaatattattttttaaactcagTTCAGATTGTAAACATTAGCTGAGTATTCTGAGTAACAGTGGTAAAAAGACATATGGTTTATActcatttctttttagatttttctatAGTGTTTAAATCTATTACAGAATACTAAAATCTGTCAAATCAGAATCTgataagacagtgtttctcagcctGTGGATCACGACCCCTTGGGGGTCAAACTGCCCCTTCGCAGGGGTTACCTAAgaacattggaaaacacagatatttacattacgattcataacagtagcaaaattacagttacgaagtagcaaggaaaattaCTTTAtgactgggggtcaccacaaccaggaggagctgtattaaagggttgcagcgttaggaaggttgagagccactgggtGAAGAGGAAGCCTGCAATCTCAATTTGCTGCCATGGCTGCTGCTGGAGCCACAGGGGAAGTGTTGTACGCCTTGAGTATAATCGAGAACGGCGGATAAAAGGGAGGGAACGAAAAACTCAGTTCCTGGGCCATTTCGGAAAGAAAGTTGGCAATAGAAATGACCATATAACTGATGAGGACGTGCTGCTATTTAGTGGGTGACACAGTTAGAgcctgatactttttttttttcgtgcttaagggggaaaaaaagcccaggatatCAAATTTCTCCAACAATTTGGAATTTTATTCCATCCATGTACATGCATAGTAACAACATTTGTTGAGAAATCATTTCTATCAGAAGTAGAACATTATCTTTGTGATCACCAGGTGCAGTATTGCTACTCTTATATTTAAATAGATCTTATATATGAATTAAATTCATACTTGCAGCATCGAGTTTAGGGTTTCAATTTAGACTGTGCCTTTCAAAAGATAAAACTGATTAATACTACTCCATTACTTACAATACTGCTTCCAGTAATTTTGTTCATCCTTTATAAAGTATTGCATTTAACAGCAAAGGTTTAAAAATTGAGACAGGGCTGCATCAGCGAAAGAAAATACAAGTActatacaagaaagaaaaatgccatcTTCATTGAACATACATGTTTAAGTTTGAGAAAATGGACAGAAATATACGGCTACATACGAATGCAAAGCCTAGTGACGAAGAGACTGTATTTGCTAAAATATAAAGTGCACATGGAGCCTGATTATCCAAGAATTAAAATCTTAAGGCGAACTTACAGCATGTGTATTTAGAACATGTTTGCAGGTTATATTTTAGCATATACGTATATCTGCAACAGCATATAAGAAAAAATCAGGATACACAAGTGCTTTTGAAGCTATTTCTAAAATGCTTTTCTGTATTGTTTGTgactattttctttaaaagctaCTATACAGTGCAAACCATATGTGCTACACAATAACTATACAATAACATTACAAATGACTTTAAtataaagtttttaaataaaaaataacataacCACAGCTATGAATACTGCtggtaaaataaattaattttttttgaaaatggcaCCAATAATACACTTTACTAATGGTCTGTAATGAAATTACACCTTAAGTCTTCAACTCAGCCATAATGAATGTCTCCTGATTGCCAGATGTAATTCAAACAGCTGCTTTGTTTTCTGGACTGTTTAGAAGAACATACTAAACACTGGTACCAAAGGTGacggctttcttttttttaactcagtTCATTTGACATGTTCTGCTGCATGTGATGAGCAATAAAACTTCTTGTGAGTTATAAAGTTTGAAAGGTTATTGAACTGGATATCGCATAGCCGGCAGTATTTCCCACTGCTGGGAGCCTGGGTGGAGCCATGCACACCTTTCGCTATACTAGACAACTGTTCTTCTGCCGAGGGGATTCCTGGGGAGACATTCTCATTGGCAGCTAATGGGTTTTCAGAGATCCACGAGGGGGATTTGTGGTCATCGTCGTGCTGGGCATTCTGGGAAATGTTCTCTTGCTGTGGGTTGGCCGGAGGCCTTTCATCTTGCTTCAGTCCACCATTCACTATGACCATGCCTCTGTTTTTGGGCAACAATGGCAGAGAATCTTTCTTGGGCACGGCACACCCATTTGAGGAGGCCTGGCCTTTAGGAGACTCATTTTCTGCGTTTGTGCTTTGTTCTACGTCGGTGTTGTGGATGACGAGAGAACCGGAGATATAATCGCTTGGTTTTATGCCATAGTATGGAGAAAGCTGGTCTGCTCCTTTCGTCTTCTTTATTGCTCCAGGGTAAAGGCATTGGGGAAGaaacaaatgtttgttttcttcttttgtagcAATGAGCTGAGCGGCTTCGCTGAAGACTTTCAGACCTTGTAAAGTTGCTAAATGGGACGAAAACAAATTTCCGTTGGGAGAAGACTGCTTCGGATTCCCATTCTTCTCACATTTGATCATGTTTCTGTCAAAGCTGACGTCGGGGCTGTTCCGTTCGCTTTCTGGATTTGGAAACACTTTGCCGTCAAGCTGACTCAGGTCGTTACGCTGATGTGCCGTGACAGGGCAGAAATTCTGCTTGTGGGCCAGGTAGTTCTCGACCTTATTGAAGCTGATTTTGCACACGGTGCACTCGTGGTAGTCTAGCAGCCTTTTGGGAGATGCGGTCGTCCGCTCAGACTGCGATAAACACTTTTTGCTGAGATCTATGGGTACGTCCATTTCCAGGCAGTTAACACTGGAGTGGGTCGTGTCACATTTGGGAACCGGAACACATTTGTTCATGGCCAATGAAGTTTCCAGGTGCTTTGAGACAATTCCTGGGAAGATGTCGCATCTCGGATGGTAGCATTCTCCCAGCCCTTCCGTGGGCTCTTGAGTGGAGCTACAAGGATTGCTGAGGTTGGCTACATCAAGAAATCTCTGCTGGACCAGGGGCGGCCTTTGCTCCTGCTCAGGTAGGCACATCTCATACATCTTTCTTCGCTTGCGTGTGCGCATGGTTCTCTGCATGGCCGGCACTTTGTTGGAAGCAGACCTCTTGAGCGGAGGGTCATGGCGTGTTGCACAGTAATACTGTTTGTGGACCATGTACGTTTCGTGCCTGCTGAAGGTGATGTTACAAGCTTCACAGGTAGTCTTATTGGGGTCACTTTCCCCATCTACCAAGGGACCGTTGGGATTTTTCACATCAACTGGCTTTCCATTCATTTTGTCATCGCTGCTGTTGGAGGTGGACAGCTTTTTGGCTTGGGTGGAAAAGTCCTTCTCATGGCCTTTTCCATTTGGCCCAATCAAATCTAAAACGGTGGAAGAGTTGATGCACGATGTTTGAAGAAGTGGAGTCTccgggtctgaagagtgagcagCTGGGTTGAGGAGGTTAATGGAAGCCTGGCCGGTGTTGGGACTCACAGCTTCAGGCATCTTTTCTGAAACACCCGGAAACTCAGGGGACTTGGCCATCTGCTGCCATCGGCTGCTGCAGTAGTGTTTTTTATGAACTAGATAGTTATCCAAATTATTGAATGTTATATTACACTCAAAGCATGTAGCCCCTTTGGGCATCAAAGGGCTGTAAATTACGGGAGGGTAGCTGCTACTCCCGTGCCTCAGTCGCCGATGCACCAGCTCGGACATCTTGGCTAAGATCTCTGAAGCCTGCGGAACCATGGTGATATCTTGGGGGAAAGCGAACTGAGATAGGAAAGGCCCCACAGGGAAAGACGGCCCGATGTTGGGTTGCACTGGGGATGAAGCAAGTCTCGGGCTGGAGGGCTCAGACTTTATTTTTGTGTAAGAaaagctttgtttgtttgctgcaGGCTGGATCTCTGGTCTCTGGTTGGTGAGAAAGAGCTGGGTCTTTTTCTCACACTTGTCCAGTTCCGTGTCTGAGCTTGCGTCTTTAGTCTGCATGGCCTTCTGGCTCTGGGAGAGGTCGCTTCTGGCCAACAAGTCTGTGGCTGGCTGTAGGCTGTCTTCGGTTCCACTCGGAGAGTGCTCCATGTCGCTTTCTCTGGGCAGCTTGCCACTGGGGACATGGAGGTCCTGATGCTGCAGCAGCTCCCTCTGAGTCTGGAAGCCAAAATGGCAGTGGTTGCATCGGAAGGCGGCTTGAGTGAGGTGGGAGAAAAGGTGTTGGTGGAAGTTGATCACGGAATCAGCAGTGTAGCTACAGACCGTGCATTTTAAACTCGCCCCTGGGGGCAGGAACTCTTCCATTTTCACTCCTGGAAAGACACACAAAGTGGGAAAGCTGAGAACCACACCTGTCTGCTTCCCAGTGATGGGAACCTTTGCTAATGAGCTTGTATCTTCAACACAACAGACCCAGAAGTCCTTCAGATCCTCGTCTGTGATACTGACATTTAAGCAACATCTGTAGCAATAATTTCTTAAGTCTCTTTGTAAGTGTTCTGGTATGGGTGGGAAAGCTATCAGTGCTTCTGTTTTATGGGTCAGTAAACAAACTTAAAAAGCCTAAGAGAATTATAGTAATCAAGTGGTGTAACAATAGAGTCATGCCGAACACTTAGGCTTATACTTTTTAAACTGAGTACTATGCTCTATAATAGGAATAAGTGAATATTCATTAGAGTGGCTTACTAGCTACTAAATACTTACATgcaaaaagaaactgcatttcacTAGCAATCACTGgactcatttttatcttttatataaacctatttatttgttggttttactGAATGTGGTTTATCTGTGTCTAGGACTGATATTTGGCTGGTGGACAACGGTATGTTAATAAAGTCAGTTTGGACCAGCATCCACACTGGTTGATTACAGTCTGTTTCTGACTGGTTATTGCCATTGATGGTGGAGGTATCATGTAGAACAACTCCTGCTTCTGTTTGTTCATATATGATGAGAACAGACTTGGCTTCTCTTCCCTAGATtatgagttcagagccagcttgatctacacaatgagtaccaggacagccaaggctatgtagaatgaccctgcctcaaataaaatgaaatatttaaaaattagaaaaaatatctaaaaatgttgaaatttaatataattctatacatttttaaattataagaatGGGGATGCCATGAAATTAGGCTAACAATAGCTGGGATCCATTTCAAATATAGGTGGGAATAACTACCAACTTGCTGTTTTTCTTAAGGAATCCAGAGTGATTTCTTAAGGAATCATATCATTTCATATGATAAAATTCAGTTAAGCTTTAACCACACATACTCTGGAAACCGAGAGATTTTTAATGGAATCTACCAAAATCGAAGCTTTAACTGCACAGCAACTCCTTTTTAAATGTACCTACTATTTCTTCCTTAGCACATGGAAAACAACAGGATCAGTTTGATCCACCCGAAGATCACTTGACATGTGAAACAATGGAAATGAATGGTATTAAACAAAGGGAATAGGAATAATGCTGTTTTGCTGAAGAGGCAAATGAATGTAATGATTGGTCTCACAGTTTAAACACTGCAGTAGACAGTAGACAGAAGGAATCACAGTCAAGTCCTTTAGCTAAAATGGGCTGCATCTAAACAGTAGATGGGAACACTGCTTGATCCAATAAaatagctatctatctatctatctatctatctatctatctatctatctatccatccatccatccatctatctatcatctatctgcatATATAATAGAtaagatacatatacatatgtacgtatgtatgtacgtatgtatgtatgtgtagaaaGAGTAGAGTATCCCGAATCCACTGCAGAAACATTAGAGGCCCTTACCACTGTGTGAGTTCAGGTGCATTTCTAGAGCTCGGGCGTTGGAAAAGCTCTTGGTGCATTGTGGGAAGGGGCACAGGCTGGAAATCTGATGAgtattgtcttcattttcttcagaCACTGGAGCAGCTTCTCTTTGCCTCCCACTACAGTAGTACATCAAATGGGCTTGCAGGTTCCGCTCGCTCCGGTACCAGATGCCACAGGATTTGCAAGGGAATATATCCTCTGCAGCAAAACCAGAGACATATTAGCTGCTGTCAGGGGGAGTGGAATAAGGGTAAAGTCACATTTACTTCCGTCTTTCTCAGTCTGCTCCCAGGTTCTGAGTTGGGTAAGTAAGCATTGATGAGTATGATCTTGAGTGTGACCAGGCTCTTAAAAGAAATGGTACTCTCTAATTTGACTTCCCACAAAATGTTTAGAAAGTAATACTGTAGGAGATGccaatataattttgttttatacttATGGTTTAGAAAAAAACATGCATTTATAATAGCAATGAGAACTGGTTTATCTGATTAGTTAAAAGGTATGAATGTGGTTGTTAGACTAAGATACCCTGAATGTCCATTCCTGACATCATTCATTGATTTAATGAATTAATTACAGCATGCCTAAAAGATGCCAAACTCTGTGTTGGATTTGGTGTAAAACAAGAGGATAGGACTTCTAGGGTTGAAGAGTTTACATTCTGAGTTGGTAGTGAGTGATTAGACGGCATCTTTACAGCTCTCTGGTGGAGGAGCCTGAAAGATAATCTGGGACCTAGACAGTGGTACCCACTGGGCTTCTGGggtatgggagggagggaggagccagTCCCATAGGCGGTTAGAGGGATGGTAATGCTGTTCCTTAGATCTGATGTGGAAGATGAGATAAACTTATTCAGGTGGAGATAAGATTTTCTGTCATTTGGTAAGAATCACAGTGCAGAGGAAGCCACAGGAGCTTGGGAGGACCTGGCTGAAGGCTGAGCGGTCCTGTGGTACTGTTGAGACAAAGGGCAGGACAGATTATGAAACATCTTGCAGCCTCTCTGGAGAGGCTTTCCTTTGGTCTCAGTGATGGAATCAGAGCCTAACACAAGAGCAGAGTGGTTTTGAAGGTAGTAAATGCAGAAGAAACATTCTTGAATGGTAGGAGGGAGGTGCAATAATTTAAGTGAAATACAATGAGGCTTGAATGATAGCCTCAGTGATATCGAGTTTAAGAAGTCATGCTGTGATGTGTGATTTCCACATCACTGACAGAAAATTTCCTCCTCACATAGGTATAGTTGAGGAAACCATAGTTGACTACCTTTTATACGACCCTgtaaagcaatggt
This genomic interval from Peromyscus eremicus chromosome 20, PerEre_H2_v1, whole genome shotgun sequence contains the following:
- the Zfpm2 gene encoding zinc finger protein ZFPM2, whose amino-acid sequence is MSRRKQSKPRQIKRPLEDAIEDEDEEYPSEEAEGIAKGDFPLEESFPPDFGPENLSCEEVEFFCNKGDDEGTQQPAESDGDSHSDKPGQPGGDTDDWDGPGELEAFQRDGERKIQSRQQLPVGTTWGPFAGKMDLNNNSLKTKAQVPMVLTAGPKWLLDVTWQGVEDSKNNCIVYSKGGQLWCTTTKAISEGEELIAFVVDFDSRLQAASQMTLTEGMYPARLLDSIQLLPQQAAMASILPTAIVNKDIFPCKSCGIWYRSERNLQAHLMYYCSGRQREAAPVSEENEDNTHQISSLCPFPQCTKSFSNARALEMHLNSHSGVKMEEFLPPGASLKCTVCSYTADSVINFHQHLFSHLTQAAFRCNHCHFGFQTQRELLQHQDLHVPSGKLPRESDMEHSPSGTEDSLQPATDLLARSDLSQSQKAMQTKDASSDTELDKCEKKTQLFLTNQRPEIQPAANKQSFSYTKIKSEPSSPRLASSPVQPNIGPSFPVGPFLSQFAFPQDITMVPQASEILAKMSELVHRRLRHGSSSYPPVIYSPLMPKGATCFECNITFNNLDNYLVHKKHYCSSRWQQMAKSPEFPGVSEKMPEAVSPNTGQASINLLNPAAHSSDPETPLLQTSCINSSTVLDLIGPNGKGHEKDFSTQAKKLSTSNSSDDKMNGKPVDVKNPNGPLVDGESDPNKTTCEACNITFSRHETYMVHKQYYCATRHDPPLKRSASNKVPAMQRTMRTRKRRKMYEMCLPEQEQRPPLVQQRFLDVANLSNPCSSTQEPTEGLGECYHPRCDIFPGIVSKHLETSLAMNKCVPVPKCDTTHSSVNCLEMDVPIDLSKKCLSQSERTTASPKRLLDYHECTVCKISFNKVENYLAHKQNFCPVTAHQRNDLSQLDGKVFPNPESERNSPDVSFDRNMIKCEKNGNPKQSSPNGNLFSSHLATLQGLKVFSEAAQLIATKEENKHLFLPQCLYPGAIKKTKGADQLSPYYGIKPSDYISGSLVIHNTDVEQSTNAENESPKGQASSNGCAVPKKDSLPLLPKNRGMVIVNGGLKQDERPPANPQQENISQNAQHDDDHKSPSWISENPLAANENVSPGIPSAEEQLSSIAKGVHGSTQAPSSGKYCRLCDIQFNNLSNFITHKKFYCSSHAAEHVK